One genomic window of Camelina sativa cultivar DH55 chromosome 5, Cs, whole genome shotgun sequence includes the following:
- the LOC104785859 gene encoding vacuolar protein-sorting-associated protein 37 homolog 2 translates to MFNFWGSKEQQQGQSHLSSETSPQPWYSPSLVTGPSSSRLQTSGQIPSHVSPGETAGIVAILKDKSVDELKNLLSDKNAYQQFLYSLDQVAIQNNIREELRKETLHLARENLEKEPEIVELRNQCRIIRTSELATAQEKLNELENQREEILKFYSPGSLLHRLQDAMNKVDEESEELQHKFMEKDIDTAVFVQKYKKLRSKYHQRALTHLAAKTSSSFG, encoded by the exons ATGTTCAATTTCTG GGGatcaaaagaacaacaacaagggCAGTCTCATCTTTCTTCAGAAACATCTCCACAACCATGGTATTCACCGTCTTTGGTCACCGGGCCTAGCTCATCCCGGCTTCAAACATCAGGGCAGATTCCATCACATGTTTCACCAGGTGAAACCGCCGGCATTGTTGCAATTTTAAAAGACAAAAG TGTGGATGAGCTCAAGAACCTTCTTTCTGACAAGAATGCATATCAACAGTTTCTGTACTCTCTTGACCAGGTCGCTATTCAAAACAAT ATCAGAGAAGAGCTTCGCAAAGAAACGCTACATCTAGCTA GAGAAAATTTGGAGAAGGAACCAGAGATAGTGGAGCTCAGAAACCAA TGCAGAATAATTCGTACATCGGAGCTTGCAACTGCGCAAGAGAAGCTTAATGAGCTTGAGAATCAAAGAGAAGAGATCCTTAAATTCTACTCTCCAGGTTCTCTTCTTCATAGGCTTCAAG ATGCTATGAACAAGGTCGATGAAGAATCCGAGGAGCTGCAACATAAGTTTATGGAGAAGGATATTGACACAGCCGTATTTGTGCAGAAATACAAGAAGTTAAGAAGCAAGTATCATCAACGGGCTTTGACTCATCTCGCTGCTAAAACTTCATCATCTTTCGgttga
- the LOC104785858 gene encoding protein DMR6-LIKE OXYGENASE 1-like gives MSPSMIAPVVEEENRKYQKGVKHLCDNGVTKVPTKYIWPEPDRPIFTKSDKLIKPKQNLKLPLIDLAELLGPNRPHVLQTIAEACETYGFFQVVNHGMEGDVSRNMIEVCKRFFELPYEERSKYMSSDMSAPVRYGTSFNQIKDNVFCWRDFLKLYAHPLPDYLPYWPSSPSDFRSLAATYAKDTKEMFEIMVKAIIESLEIDGGDEAVEELEEGSQLMVVNCYPPCPEPELTLGMPPHSDYGFLTLLLQDDVEGLQILYRDEWVTVDPIPGSFVVNVGDHLEIFSNGRYKSVLHRVLVNSTKPRISVASLHSFPLTSVVKPSPKLVDKQNPPQYMDTDFATFLQYVSSCEPKWKNFLESRKIHI, from the exons ATGTCGCCCTCGATGATAGCTCCGGTGGTAGAAGAAGAGAACAGGAAATaccaaaaaggtgtgaaacatcTTTGTGACAATGGTGTGACCAAAGTGCCAACCAAATATATATGGCCAGAACCTGACCGACCTATCTTCACTAAATCCGACAAGctcatcaaaccaaaacaaaacctaaaacttCCCCTCATAGATCTCGCTGAGCTTCTTGGACCTAACCGGCCTCACGTTCTACAAACCATAGCCGAGGCCTGCGAAACCTACGGCTTCTTCCAG GTGGTGAATCATGGGATGGAGGGAGATGTGAGCAGAAACATGATAGAAGTGTGTAAGAGATTCTTTGAGCTTCCGTACGAGGAGAGATCAAAATACATGTCGTCAGACATGTCGGCTCCAGTACGGTACGGCACGAGTTTCAACCAGATCAAAGACAATGTCTTTTGTTGGAGAGACTTCTTGAAACTCTACGCACATCCTCTGCCTGATTATCTTCCTTATTGGCCTTCTTCTCCCTCCGACTTCAG gAGTTTGGCGGCTACCTACGCTAAAGATACGAAAGAGATGTTCGAGATAATGGTGAAAGCCATCATAGAGAGTCTTGAAATCGATGGCGGCGACGAGGCCGTGGAGGAGTTGGAAGAGGGAAGTCAGTTGATGGTGGTGAATTGTTATCCGCCTTGTCCGGAGCCGGAGCTGACGCTAGGGATGCCACCTCACTCAGACTACGGCTTCTTGACGCTTCTTCTTCAAGACGACGTCGAAGGCCTTCAGATTCTTTACCGTGACGAGTGGGTCACTGTTGATCCCATACCTGGCTCTTTTGTCGTCAACGTCGGCGATCATCTCGAG ATATTTAGCAATGGGAGATACAAAAGCGTGCTACATAGGGTATTGGTGAATTCCACAAAGCCTAGAATATCAGTAGCGTCTCTGCATAGCTTCCCTTTGACCTCTGTTGTGAAACCATCACCGAAGCTTGTCGATAAACAGAATCCACCGCAGTATATGGATACCGATTTCGCCACTTTTCTTCAATATGTTTCGTCTTGCGAACCTAAGTGGAAGAATTTTCTTGAATCACGCAAGATTCATATATAA
- the LOC104785863 gene encoding aspartic proteinase-like protein 2 isoform X2, giving the protein MRIFRPLMLLLAVVAVVLALAVTGFATPPLPSTLAKYAAGTVKILPLERAFPLDEQVELSELRARDRVRHARILLGGGGRQSSVGGVVDFPVQGSSDPYLVGLYFTKVKLGSPPTEFNVQIDTGSDILWVTCSSCSNCPHSSGLGIDLHFFDAPGSLTAGSVTCSDPICSSVFQTTAAQCSENNQCGYSFRYGDGSGTSGFYMTDTFYFDAILGESLVANSSAPIVFGCSTYQSGDLTKSDKAVDGIFGFGKGKLSVVSQLSSRGITPPVFSHCLKGDGSGGGVFVLGEILVPGIVYSPLVPSQPHYNLNLLSIGVNGQMLPIDAAVFEASNTRGTIVDTGTTLTYLVKEAYDPFINAISNSVSQLVTPIISNGEQCYLVSSSISDMFPPVSFNFAGGASMILRPQDYLFHYGFYDGASMWCIGFMKAPEEQTILGDLVLKDKVFVYDLARQRIGWTNYDCSMSVNVSVTSGKDIVNSAQPCLNISTRNILLRFLFSMLLTLLLCIFFSLT; this is encoded by the exons ATGCGTATCTTTCGTCCCCTGATGTTACTTCTCGCGGTGGTGGCGGTGGTTTTGGCTTTGGCCGTGACTGGATTCGCTACACCGCCGTTACCTTCCACGTTGGCTAAATACGCTGCTGGTACGGTAAAGATTCTACCTTTAGAAAGGGCTTTTCCTCTAGACGAGCAAGTTGAGCTGAGTGAGCTCAGAGCGCGTGATCGTGTCAGACACGCGCGAATCTTACTCGGCGGAGGAGGTCGTCAGAGCTCCGTTGGCGGCGTTGTGGACTTCCCAGTTCAAGGCTCTTCCGATCCTTACCTCGTCGG GCTTTATTTCACAAAGGTCAAATTGGGTTCTCCACCCACAGAGTTCAATGTTCAGATTGATACTGGAAGTGACATCTTGTGGGTTACTTGTAGTTCTTGCAGTAATTGCCCTCACTCTAGTGGACTTGGA ATCGACCTCCATTTCTTTGATGCTCCTGGTTCCTTGACTGCTGGCTCTGTTACTTGTTCAGATCCGATTTGTTCTTCAGTCTTTCAGACAACAGCTGCACAGTGTTCTGAGAATAACCAGTGTGGTTACTCCTTTCGCTATGGTGATGGAAGTGGGACTTCAGGTTTCTACATGACTGACACGTTTTATTTTGATGCGATTTTGGGAGAGTCTTTGGTTGCAAATTCATCGGCTCCCATTGTTTTCGG CTGTAGTACCTACCAATCTGGGGACTTGACAAAGTCAGACAAAGCAGTGGATGGAATATTTGGTTTTGGCAAGGGAAAGTTGTCAGTTGTTTCTCAGCTGTCTTCACGAGGGATTACACCGCCTGTGTTTTCTCATTGCTTGAAAGGAGATGGTAGTGGAGGTGGCGTCTTTGTCCTTGGCGAGATATTGGTCCCAGGAATCGTTTACAGTCCTCTTGTCCCGTCACA GCCTCACTATAACTTAAATCTGCTGAGCATAGGCGTCAATGGACAGATGCTGCCTATTGATGCAGCCGTGTTTGAAGCATCAAATACCCGTGGAACTATTGTTGACACAGGAACCACTTTGACATATCTGGTGAAAGAGGCTTATGATCCCTTTATTAATGCA ATATCAAACAGCGTGTCACAGCTGGTAACACCGATCATTTCAAATGGAGAGCAGTGCTATTTGGTCTCGAGTAG CATAAGTGACATGTTTCCTCCGGTTAGTTTCAACTTTGCTGGTGGTGCATCAATGATTTTAAGACCTCAGGACTACTTATTTCATTATGGATTCTAT GATGGTGCGTCCATGTGGTGCATTGGTTTTATGAAAGCTCCGGAAGAACAAACCATTTTAGGAG ATCTAGTACTTAAAGATAAGGTCTTTGTGTATGATCTTGCTCGGCAACGGATCGGATGGACAAACTATGATT GTTCGATGTCTGTGAATGTATCGGTAACTTCAGGAAAGGATATTGTAAACTCAGCGCAGCCATGCTTGAACATCTCAACAAGGAACATACTCTTAAGattcttgtttagcatgttatTGACTCTActtctttgtattttcttctcCTTGACGTGA
- the LOC104785863 gene encoding aspartic proteinase-like protein 2 isoform X1, producing the protein MRIFRPLMLLLAVVAVVLALAVTGFATPPLPSTLAKYAAGTVKILPLERAFPLDEQVELSELRARDRVRHARILLGGGGRQSSVGGVVDFPVQGSSDPYLVGSKMTMLYFTKVKLGSPPTEFNVQIDTGSDILWVTCSSCSNCPHSSGLGIDLHFFDAPGSLTAGSVTCSDPICSSVFQTTAAQCSENNQCGYSFRYGDGSGTSGFYMTDTFYFDAILGESLVANSSAPIVFGCSTYQSGDLTKSDKAVDGIFGFGKGKLSVVSQLSSRGITPPVFSHCLKGDGSGGGVFVLGEILVPGIVYSPLVPSQPHYNLNLLSIGVNGQMLPIDAAVFEASNTRGTIVDTGTTLTYLVKEAYDPFINAISNSVSQLVTPIISNGEQCYLVSSSISDMFPPVSFNFAGGASMILRPQDYLFHYGFYDGASMWCIGFMKAPEEQTILGDLVLKDKVFVYDLARQRIGWTNYDCSMSVNVSVTSGKDIVNSAQPCLNISTRNILLRFLFSMLLTLLLCIFFSLT; encoded by the exons ATGCGTATCTTTCGTCCCCTGATGTTACTTCTCGCGGTGGTGGCGGTGGTTTTGGCTTTGGCCGTGACTGGATTCGCTACACCGCCGTTACCTTCCACGTTGGCTAAATACGCTGCTGGTACGGTAAAGATTCTACCTTTAGAAAGGGCTTTTCCTCTAGACGAGCAAGTTGAGCTGAGTGAGCTCAGAGCGCGTGATCGTGTCAGACACGCGCGAATCTTACTCGGCGGAGGAGGTCGTCAGAGCTCCGTTGGCGGCGTTGTGGACTTCCCAGTTCAAGGCTCTTCCGATCCTTACCTCGTCGG cTCCAAGATGACTAT GCTTTATTTCACAAAGGTCAAATTGGGTTCTCCACCCACAGAGTTCAATGTTCAGATTGATACTGGAAGTGACATCTTGTGGGTTACTTGTAGTTCTTGCAGTAATTGCCCTCACTCTAGTGGACTTGGA ATCGACCTCCATTTCTTTGATGCTCCTGGTTCCTTGACTGCTGGCTCTGTTACTTGTTCAGATCCGATTTGTTCTTCAGTCTTTCAGACAACAGCTGCACAGTGTTCTGAGAATAACCAGTGTGGTTACTCCTTTCGCTATGGTGATGGAAGTGGGACTTCAGGTTTCTACATGACTGACACGTTTTATTTTGATGCGATTTTGGGAGAGTCTTTGGTTGCAAATTCATCGGCTCCCATTGTTTTCGG CTGTAGTACCTACCAATCTGGGGACTTGACAAAGTCAGACAAAGCAGTGGATGGAATATTTGGTTTTGGCAAGGGAAAGTTGTCAGTTGTTTCTCAGCTGTCTTCACGAGGGATTACACCGCCTGTGTTTTCTCATTGCTTGAAAGGAGATGGTAGTGGAGGTGGCGTCTTTGTCCTTGGCGAGATATTGGTCCCAGGAATCGTTTACAGTCCTCTTGTCCCGTCACA GCCTCACTATAACTTAAATCTGCTGAGCATAGGCGTCAATGGACAGATGCTGCCTATTGATGCAGCCGTGTTTGAAGCATCAAATACCCGTGGAACTATTGTTGACACAGGAACCACTTTGACATATCTGGTGAAAGAGGCTTATGATCCCTTTATTAATGCA ATATCAAACAGCGTGTCACAGCTGGTAACACCGATCATTTCAAATGGAGAGCAGTGCTATTTGGTCTCGAGTAG CATAAGTGACATGTTTCCTCCGGTTAGTTTCAACTTTGCTGGTGGTGCATCAATGATTTTAAGACCTCAGGACTACTTATTTCATTATGGATTCTAT GATGGTGCGTCCATGTGGTGCATTGGTTTTATGAAAGCTCCGGAAGAACAAACCATTTTAGGAG ATCTAGTACTTAAAGATAAGGTCTTTGTGTATGATCTTGCTCGGCAACGGATCGGATGGACAAACTATGATT GTTCGATGTCTGTGAATGTATCGGTAACTTCAGGAAAGGATATTGTAAACTCAGCGCAGCCATGCTTGAACATCTCAACAAGGAACATACTCTTAAGattcttgtttagcatgttatTGACTCTActtctttgtattttcttctcCTTGACGTGA